The following nucleotide sequence is from bacterium.
CCCGCTTTCGAAAGCGGGCTTTTTCTTTCGTACGCTATTTCAATCAGAACTCTCCGCGCCCTCCTCCGTTCTTACCGATAAAAATGACGTTTCCCCTAAAATCTGATACATGCATATAATACGTCTATCGTGAAAAGTATTTTAAAAATGATACTCTGAGAACCATATCCAGATGAACAACATCAACTGATAAAATAAAACTGGTAAGACTATGCACGACCAGCTAACACAAAAGAAAATGCGAGAGAGCTCGCAAGGACAGGATTCGACGACTGCCAAAGGAACAAGCGCCTGGAGAGAGACTGTCTCGTTCATCAAGACGATTCTCTTACTACTAGCACTTGCACTCCTCATACGCGGAACACTCATTGAAGCATTTAAAATCCCATCGGGTTCTATGATTCCAACACTTCGTATTGGAGATCATATTCTCGTCAGCAAACTCAGCTATGGATTGCGAGTTCCCTTCGTTGATAAAATTCTCTTTCAATATGCAAAACCCGAAAGAGGGGATATTGTTGTTTTCACCAGGGTCGATGAGCCGCACACAGAGGAGAATGAATCTAAGGATAATATAATCAAGAGAGTAATCGGCATTCCAGGAGATGAAATTCAAGTCATAAGAAATAAATTGTTCGTGAATCAGGAGTTGCAGAAAGAGTCATATGCGCGTTGGGAAAATGGAGGTGATCCGATAGGTAATTTCGGTCCAGCCGTAGTTCCTGATGGACATGTTCTCGTCCTTGGAGACAATCGCGATCAGTCCCGAGACTCTCGATTCTGGGCAGACCCGTTCTTACCTCAAGAACGCTTGAAGGGAAAGGCTATGATAGTCTATTGGTCTTGGGATAACTTTGAGCGGATCGGAACTCGATTGAAATGAGAATGTCATTATAGGAAATAGTATGTCTTGTAAGAATGAGGTTCTCTCTTGCTTTCCCGGAAGCGGATTCTTTGTTCTTCCCACTCCGCCCATTTTCTTGGCAACGGGAAGCCAAACACTGCGTTATTTGCATGCTCGAACTACTCAAGATCTTAAGTTGCTTGGCACAGGCGACAGCTGCCTCGCTGGTTGTCTCGATGGACAGGGAAAGACGCAGGCTATTATCACGATTCAATGTCTTGAGCCTGAGACAAGTTACCTCATTATCGCTGATGGCGGAGAGTTAGAAGAGGTCAGGAATGCGATTCTACAATTTCGAGTAACAGAACAGATATCACTTGATCCTATTCCCAACACAGCCATTGTTCACCTGTTTGGAGCAGCGCCCGACTCTCTGGAATTGTCCCATCAACCAATCCATATCATCCCATCAGTGAGGACAATATATCCGGGTTGGGATCTCTGCTTTCCAACCGCTACTCTTCATGACATACGAACTGAACTTCAAAACGTTTGTAATGAAATATCAAATGAAACATGGAAAGCATTCAGAATCGCTTCACGTAGATTTCACTTTCCACATGAGATTCAGCCTGGGAAAACGTTTCTTGAATCAGCTCCTTCCTCTGCTCTCACTATAGGAAAAGGATGCTATCCAGGCCAAGAAGTGGTTGAGAAGACTCTCGCTAGGGGAAAATCACCGTTTCAAACACTCCCTTTCTTCATTCGCTCTAATGAAGCAACGGAAGAAGGCTCTTCAGTCTATGAAAGCAATGATGTGAGCGAGAAGGCATCGTCGCGCCCCTTTGGCCAGATTATCAGTATTGGAGCACTGCCAAACCAACAGGGGCAGTGTGCAGCAGTACGGATTCGAAACACTCAAGAGCCCATCCCTTCAACACTTTACCTCTCTAATGGCACATCCTTGGAGCTCATCCCAGCGCTATAAATAAGCACAGGGGGAAATCTCTGCGAGAACCCACTAGTATCTTACGGATATTTATCAAAAGCGTGAACCATAGGATGGTTTCTTTAAATGTGTGTATAATTCTCTTA
It contains:
- the lepB gene encoding signal peptidase I, translated to MRESSQGQDSTTAKGTSAWRETVSFIKTILLLLALALLIRGTLIEAFKIPSGSMIPTLRIGDHILVSKLSYGLRVPFVDKILFQYAKPERGDIVVFTRVDEPHTEENESKDNIIKRVIGIPGDEIQVIRNKLFVNQELQKESYARWENGGDPIGNFGPAVVPDGHVLVLGDNRDQSRDSRFWADPFLPQERLKGKAMIVYWSWDNFERIGTRLK